One part of the Nostoc sp. PCC 7120 = FACHB-418 genome encodes these proteins:
- a CDS encoding HMA2 domain-containing protein produces the protein MLTNSHGNLTKMPKVKQKINFNTPSSPISTKIISDTPGRLRLRISHCHRQAETMEHIANALDAQAHINEVRTNVDHGSIVIKYSEKNGTLDDVLATLKNLGIIFGEITQGSTEAATTVSTAVVDLNKRVRQATDGVVDIRFLFPLGLSILAVRQLIIKGLQFEIIPWYVLAWYSFDSFIKLHGITPQKPSTEAGE, from the coding sequence ATGTTGACCAATAGTCATGGTAATCTCACGAAAATGCCAAAAGTTAAACAGAAAATCAACTTCAATACGCCATCCTCGCCTATATCTACAAAAATTATTAGTGATACCCCAGGAAGATTAAGGTTGAGAATTTCTCACTGTCACCGTCAAGCGGAGACAATGGAACATATTGCTAATGCACTAGATGCACAAGCTCATATTAACGAGGTGCGGACTAATGTTGATCATGGCAGTATTGTCATTAAATATAGTGAGAAAAATGGCACCTTGGATGATGTTTTGGCAACATTGAAAAATTTAGGAATTATTTTTGGCGAGATTACCCAAGGTAGCACCGAAGCAGCTACTACTGTATCAACTGCCGTTGTAGATTTGAATAAACGAGTCAGACAAGCAACCGATGGCGTTGTCGATATTCGTTTCCTTTTCCCCTTGGGACTTAGCATTCTCGCAGTGAGACAGCTAATTATTAAAGGTTTGCAATTTGAAATTATTCCTTGGTATGTGTTGGCTTGGTACTCTTTCGATAGTTTTATAAAATTGCATGGCATTACGCCACAAAAGCCAAGTACAGAGGCTGGGGAATAG
- a CDS encoding MarC family protein, with protein sequence MDTSILIQTFIAVFVLADAIGNIPIVLALTKGMEPEDRNRVIDKASIVAIAVLLLFAFGGQYILTYLEISMASLRVAGGLLLLLIALQMLRGELETPITEEGRDVAITPLALPLLAGPGTLTTVMLFMSKSQSPHLAVVLGILAAMFVTWLILRLANPIEKRIGVEGGVIVTQLLGFLLAALAVEIGSTGIRELFLQ encoded by the coding sequence GTGGATACATCTATTCTGATTCAAACTTTTATTGCTGTGTTCGTCTTGGCAGATGCGATAGGTAATATACCCATAGTTTTAGCTTTAACCAAGGGTATGGAACCGGAGGATAGGAATAGAGTAATTGATAAAGCGAGTATTGTGGCGATCGCAGTTCTATTACTATTTGCCTTTGGTGGTCAATATATTTTGACTTATTTAGAAATTAGCATGGCATCCTTACGGGTAGCCGGGGGGTTGCTGTTGCTGTTAATTGCTTTGCAAATGCTGCGGGGAGAATTGGAGACACCAATTACCGAAGAAGGAAGGGATGTGGCAATTACACCCTTGGCTTTGCCATTGTTAGCCGGGCCGGGTACGCTAACAACAGTGATGTTATTTATGTCTAAATCCCAAAGTCCACATTTGGCTGTAGTGTTAGGGATTTTGGCGGCGATGTTTGTTACTTGGTTGATTTTGCGCCTAGCAAATCCCATAGAAAAACGGATTGGTGTAGAAGGTGGGGTAATTGTCACCCAGCTTTTGGGTTTTCTCTTGGCGGCGTTGGCAGTGGAGATTGGTAGTACAGGGATTCGGGAGTTATTTTTGCAGTGA
- the def gene encoding peptide deformylase, which yields MNPELLPIIQLGNPTLRQKAAWVENIHDATIQQLIDDLIATVAKANGVGIASPQVAQSYRLFIVASRPNPRYPHAPEMEPTAMINPKIVGHSTEIVEGWEGCLSVPGIRGLVPRHQAIEVEYTDRYGNLQKQTLTDFVARIFQHEFDHLDGVLFIDRVESNLNTITEEEYQELVTKNTK from the coding sequence ATGAATCCCGAATTGCTCCCCATCATTCAATTAGGCAATCCCACGTTACGCCAAAAAGCTGCTTGGGTGGAAAATATTCATGATGCAACTATACAGCAATTAATTGATGACTTAATTGCCACAGTTGCCAAGGCTAACGGCGTGGGAATCGCATCTCCTCAAGTAGCACAGTCTTATCGTTTATTTATCGTCGCTTCTCGTCCTAACCCCAGATATCCTCATGCTCCAGAAATGGAACCAACCGCCATGATCAACCCTAAGATAGTGGGACATTCGACAGAGATAGTCGAAGGTTGGGAAGGTTGTCTTAGTGTTCCGGGAATTAGAGGATTGGTTCCTCGGCATCAAGCAATTGAGGTCGAATACACGGATCGTTATGGAAATTTACAAAAACAAACCTTAACTGATTTTGTTGCTCGTATATTTCAACACGAATTTGATCATTTAGATGGTGTACTGTTTATAGACCGCGTAGAAAGTAATTTAAATACAATTACGGAGGAAGAGTACCAAGAATTAGTAACTAAAAATACAAAATAA
- a CDS encoding heavy metal translocating P-type ATPase, translating to MAKMTVQLASLPVQESYVTLEEKSGEASITPLPYKTVGEQNNRVALTSAQVQSSKKIPHVTYSVVHAIQGRLRLRVPRLRNDADYGQRLQTLLEADPLVTTVKIKPAAASLVVNYKATAVTDAKMRSRLDCLIVAASDPGIVLLNPKKVSPSEEEEKPWPGMQLSVLATGLAVLGGPFGVAVPPIVTAGTIALATLPVFKRAVDGIVKERKLSIDFLDFIAIAITTVQGQFLTPSLMLSLIEIGENIRDRTARSSKMQTLDLLGSLGQFAWVERDGEKTQIPIQQVLPGDTVIVYPGEQVPIDGTILRGKALLDEQKLTGESVPILKKQGQSVFASTLVREGKVYILAERIGNDTRAGQSIKLMEEAPVHDTRMENHATKIAEIAVVPTLLLGAAVFAITRNPVRVASILTLDLCTGIRVSIPTTVLAALSYAARQGILIRSGRALEQLAEIDTIVFDKTGTLTQGEVAVIGVDSYNPEVAHDRILAIAAAAEQRLTHPVAEAIVRYAEAQQVAIPSRSKWDYKLGLGVKAEIDGETIYVGSERFLRQEGVDMEVLNGNGHKATSVIYVASNGKLQGKIRYSDILRPESREVISQLMTVEGVEVHMLTGDNKRTAMTVAAELGIAPAHTHAEAFPEQKATVVRGLHEQGKTVAFVGDGINDSPALAYADVSVSFAHGSEIARETADVVLMQNDLHGLLEAIAIARQAKSLIRQNTGIVAIPNLGALLVAVLFGLNPLAATVVNNGSTIVAGVNGLRPILKQSPKKALPAGR from the coding sequence ATGGCAAAAATGACAGTTCAACTAGCGTCGCTTCCTGTGCAAGAGTCTTATGTGACATTGGAAGAAAAGAGTGGGGAAGCATCCATAACTCCCCTACCTTACAAGACAGTAGGGGAACAAAATAACAGAGTGGCCTTAACTTCTGCTCAAGTGCAATCCTCTAAGAAAATTCCCCATGTCACTTATAGTGTTGTTCATGCAATTCAGGGTAGGTTGCGGTTGCGTGTACCTCGCTTACGCAACGATGCAGACTATGGACAACGGTTACAAACTTTACTGGAAGCTGATCCCCTAGTAACAACTGTCAAAATTAAGCCAGCAGCCGCATCCTTAGTTGTTAACTATAAAGCAACTGCTGTAACTGATGCCAAGATGCGATCGCGCCTTGATTGTCTCATAGTAGCTGCAAGTGACCCTGGCATCGTCCTGTTGAATCCGAAAAAAGTATCGCCATCAGAAGAAGAGGAAAAGCCTTGGCCGGGAATGCAGCTTTCGGTGTTAGCCACTGGTTTGGCGGTGCTTGGGGGGCCTTTTGGGGTAGCTGTCCCACCAATTGTCACGGCGGGAACCATTGCTCTAGCAACCTTACCCGTGTTTAAAAGAGCAGTAGATGGAATTGTCAAAGAACGCAAATTAAGTATAGACTTTTTAGACTTTATTGCGATCGCCATTACTACAGTCCAAGGACAATTTCTCACCCCATCCCTGATGTTGAGTTTAATTGAGATTGGGGAAAATATCCGCGATCGCACTGCTCGTTCTTCCAAAATGCAGACGTTGGATCTCTTGGGTTCATTGGGTCAGTTTGCTTGGGTGGAACGTGATGGTGAGAAGACCCAAATCCCCATCCAGCAAGTGTTACCAGGAGACACTGTGATTGTCTATCCAGGGGAACAAGTACCCATAGATGGCACAATCTTGAGAGGTAAGGCTTTACTTGATGAACAGAAGCTCACAGGTGAATCTGTACCCATTTTGAAAAAGCAGGGACAGTCTGTATTTGCCTCAACATTGGTACGGGAGGGCAAGGTATATATATTAGCCGAAAGAATCGGTAATGATACGCGGGCAGGGCAGAGCATTAAGCTGATGGAAGAAGCCCCTGTTCATGATACTCGGATGGAAAATCATGCCACCAAAATCGCCGAAATAGCAGTTGTACCAACTTTGTTATTAGGGGCAGCCGTATTTGCCATCACCCGTAACCCAGTTAGAGTAGCCAGCATTCTTACCCTGGACTTGTGTACAGGGATTCGCGTATCTATTCCCACAACGGTTTTAGCAGCCCTTTCCTATGCAGCACGACAAGGGATTCTCATTCGGAGTGGTCGCGCCTTAGAGCAGTTAGCAGAAATTGATACCATTGTTTTTGATAAAACAGGTACACTCACCCAAGGGGAAGTGGCCGTAATTGGCGTTGATAGTTACAACCCTGAAGTTGCTCATGATCGCATATTAGCGATCGCCGCCGCCGCCGAACAGCGTTTAACCCACCCCGTAGCCGAAGCCATAGTCCGCTATGCAGAAGCCCAACAAGTAGCGATACCCAGCCGCAGCAAATGGGATTATAAACTCGGTTTGGGTGTGAAGGCAGAAATTGACGGTGAAACTATTTACGTCGGTAGTGAGCGCTTTTTACGTCAGGAAGGCGTTGATATGGAAGTCCTCAACGGCAATGGACACAAAGCCACATCAGTGATTTATGTCGCCAGTAACGGGAAACTTCAAGGTAAAATAAGATATAGTGATATTCTCCGCCCTGAGAGTCGAGAAGTAATTTCCCAACTCATGACGGTGGAAGGTGTGGAAGTCCATATGCTCACCGGCGATAACAAGCGTACAGCCATGACTGTGGCCGCAGAATTGGGAATTGCCCCAGCGCATACCCACGCAGAAGCTTTTCCCGAACAAAAAGCAACAGTAGTCCGTGGACTGCACGAACAAGGTAAGACAGTTGCATTTGTTGGGGATGGGATCAACGATTCGCCAGCTTTAGCCTATGCTGATGTTTCTGTGTCCTTTGCCCACGGTTCGGAAATCGCCCGTGAAACAGCCGATGTGGTGCTAATGCAGAATGACCTACATGGATTATTAGAAGCAATTGCGATCGCTCGTCAAGCTAAAAGTTTGATTCGCCAAAACACTGGCATCGTCGCTATTCCCAACTTGGGAGCCTTATTGGTAGCGGTGTTGTTCGGTTTGAACCCATTAGCAGCCACAGTAGTCAACAATGGCTCAACAATAGTTGCTGGAGTGAACGGTTTACGCCCCATCCTCAAGCAATCCCCAAAAAAAGCTCTCCCAGCAGGGAGATGA
- a CDS encoding DUF2330 domain-containing protein translates to MKRLKLLVPLFLVMLAVLCFAPAAWAFCGFYVAKADTKLYNKASQVVLARDGDRTVLTMANDYQGEVKDFAMVVPVPTVIKKEQVRVAEPKIIERLDAFSAPRLVEYFDSNPCAVEDFSLQALPAPSAAVNESGVARRRGDRNLGVTVEARFNVGEYDIVVLSAKESGGLETWLNRNGYKIPRGAKQLLKPYIRSSMKFFVAKVNLDKFEQSGYQFLRPLQIAYKSSKFMLPIRLGMINATTEQDLIVYVLSPKGQAEITNYRTVKIPSNANIPLFVKEEFGDFYKSTFQTAYTKEGKKVAFLEYAWDMGSCDPCSGDPLTPDELKQAGVFWLDRDASSPVSPSFRRFPVSNVFISRLHVRYTRDKFPEDLMFQETSNRESFQGRYVLQHPFTGEATCQAGREYKRSLSRRFEQEAQTLAKLTNWNIKDIRQKMKLTVSNLTLPWWENFFSWLRL, encoded by the coding sequence ATGAAGCGTTTGAAATTACTTGTTCCTTTGTTCTTGGTAATGCTTGCTGTGCTGTGCTTTGCACCTGCGGCTTGGGCGTTTTGTGGATTTTATGTGGCTAAGGCTGATACCAAGTTATATAACAAAGCATCTCAGGTGGTGTTGGCGCGGGATGGCGATCGCACTGTGTTGACTATGGCTAACGACTACCAGGGTGAAGTTAAAGATTTTGCGATGGTTGTACCTGTACCGACGGTGATTAAAAAAGAGCAGGTACGTGTGGCTGAACCCAAAATTATTGAGCGTTTGGATGCTTTTAGTGCGCCGCGCTTGGTGGAATATTTCGACTCTAATCCTTGTGCTGTGGAAGATTTCTCACTACAGGCACTACCAGCACCTAGCGCCGCCGTTAATGAATCTGGAGTGGCAAGAAGAAGAGGCGATCGCAATTTGGGTGTCACAGTGGAGGCACGCTTTAATGTCGGAGAATATGACATTGTGGTTTTAAGCGCCAAAGAATCTGGCGGTTTGGAAACTTGGCTCAACCGCAATGGTTACAAAATTCCTAGAGGTGCAAAACAACTACTTAAGCCTTATATTCGCTCCTCAATGAAGTTCTTTGTTGCCAAGGTCAACTTAGATAAATTTGAGCAATCTGGTTATCAATTTCTCCGCCCACTGCAAATTGCTTACAAGTCCTCTAAATTCATGCTACCTATCCGCTTAGGCATGATTAACGCTACTACAGAGCAAGATTTAATTGTCTATGTCCTCTCACCTAAAGGTCAAGCGGAAATCACCAACTATCGGACAGTCAAAATCCCCTCTAACGCCAATATTCCCTTATTTGTAAAAGAAGAATTTGGCGACTTTTACAAGTCCACTTTCCAAACGGCATACACCAAAGAAGGTAAGAAAGTCGCTTTCTTAGAATATGCCTGGGACATGGGTAGTTGTGACCCCTGCTCTGGCGATCCTTTAACTCCAGATGAATTAAAACAAGCCGGTGTGTTTTGGTTAGATAGAGATGCTTCTAGTCCAGTTTCTCCTAGCTTTCGCCGATTTCCTGTGAGTAATGTCTTTATCTCGCGCCTACACGTCCGCTACACCCGTGACAAGTTTCCAGAAGATTTGATGTTTCAAGAAACATCTAACCGTGAATCTTTTCAAGGAAGATATGTATTGCAACATCCATTTACAGGAGAAGCAACGTGTCAGGCTGGTAGAGAATATAAACGCTCTTTGTCAAGACGTTTTGAACAAGAAGCCCAAACTCTAGCTAAGTTAACTAACTGGAATATTAAAGATATCCGTCAAAAAATGAAATTGACAGTAAGTAATCTAACACTTCCTTGGTGGGAAAATTTCTTTTCCTGGCTAAGACTATAA
- a CDS encoding DUF5132 domain-containing protein, which produces MPKITDLVEEAGAPGLIAGIGAVLLAPVLIPVVAGIGKPIAKSIIKGSLVAYEKSKGAFAELGETWEDIVAEAKAELAEDKETPAFEAANTIDSSSDNGV; this is translated from the coding sequence ATGCCTAAAATCACTGATTTAGTTGAAGAAGCCGGCGCACCTGGATTGATTGCAGGTATTGGCGCAGTACTGTTAGCACCTGTTCTCATCCCAGTTGTTGCAGGTATCGGTAAACCCATTGCCAAATCAATCATCAAAGGTAGTCTTGTTGCTTATGAAAAAAGCAAGGGAGCTTTTGCAGAACTGGGTGAAACCTGGGAAGATATCGTAGCCGAAGCTAAAGCTGAACTAGCAGAAGATAAGGAAACACCAGCATTTGAGGCTGCTAACACTATTGATAGTTCCTCTGATAATGGTGTATAG
- a CDS encoding Na+-translocating NADH-quinone reductase subunit B, translated as MLLKDIRDYQIIFLSLFLILGISTRDWTLRPELIGVAIATCLLTQWLLSLVKQGRGQGAGGRGEEMSPSPTSYCPFPEINLRSALITSLGLSLLLRADHWTTMALAAASAIASKFVFQVNNKHFFNPANFGIISALALTPDAWVSPGRWGEEWWYGLLFVGAGGMILQRIGRWDTTAAFLGSYSLLEAMRNLWLGWTWDVYWHRLMSGSLLLFALFMITDPRSIPNARIGRIVWAFSIAIFTFILRNYFFVPTAVFWVLFAFAPLTIFFDVLWSAPLFSWLGESPPSLRDENSKLKNSCP; from the coding sequence ATGTTGCTCAAAGATATACGGGATTATCAAATTATTTTTCTGAGCTTGTTTCTCATACTAGGGATTAGTACAAGGGACTGGACATTGCGACCGGAATTAATAGGAGTAGCGATCGCCACCTGTCTATTAACACAATGGCTATTGTCGCTGGTGAAACAAGGCAGGGGGCAGGGGGCAGGGGGCAGGGGAGAAGAAATGTCTCCAAGCCCTACTTCCTATTGCCCATTCCCTGAAATAAATCTCCGCAGTGCGTTGATTACCTCCTTGGGACTAAGCTTATTGTTGCGTGCTGACCATTGGACAACAATGGCTTTAGCCGCAGCTAGCGCGATCGCTAGTAAATTTGTTTTTCAAGTCAACAATAAGCATTTCTTCAACCCGGCTAATTTTGGCATCATCTCTGCCTTGGCTTTAACTCCTGATGCTTGGGTTTCCCCTGGTCGGTGGGGTGAAGAGTGGTGGTATGGGCTGTTATTCGTTGGTGCTGGTGGCATGATTTTACAGCGTATCGGTCGCTGGGATACAACAGCCGCTTTTTTAGGAAGCTACTCGTTACTAGAAGCCATGCGTAATCTCTGGTTGGGCTGGACTTGGGATGTTTATTGGCATCGATTGATGAGTGGGTCTTTATTGCTGTTTGCCTTATTTATGATTACAGACCCCCGGTCAATTCCTAATGCCCGAATTGGGCGGATTGTTTGGGCATTTAGCATTGCCATTTTCACGTTTATTTTGCGGAACTATTTCTTTGTTCCCACCGCAGTTTTTTGGGTATTGTTCGCCTTTGCACCTTTGACCATTTTCTTTGATGTTCTCTGGTCAGCCCCACTGTTTTCTTGGTTGGGGGAGTCACCCCCGTCACTTCGTGACGAGAATTCAAAATTAAAGAATTCCTGTCCCTAA
- a CDS encoding carbon-nitrogen hydrolase family protein translates to MKSYLAAAIQMTSVPDLHKNLAQAEELIDLAVRRGAELVGLPENFSFMGEEQDKLAQAEAIARESEIFIKTMAQRYQVTLLGGSFPVPVSDTGRVYNTTILISPSGEELARYNKVHLFDVNVPDGNTYRESSTVVAGQQLPPVHFSEYLGNIGVSICYDVRFPELYRHLSDKGTDIIFIPAAFTAFTGKDHWQVLLQARAIENTAYVIAPAQTGNNYGRRLTHGHAVVIDPWGTILADAGDKPGIAIAEINPSRLEQVRRQMPSLQHRVFS, encoded by the coding sequence ATGAAGTCTTATTTAGCTGCCGCTATTCAAATGACCAGTGTGCCTGATTTACACAAGAATTTGGCACAAGCAGAAGAATTAATTGATCTGGCGGTGCGTCGGGGTGCTGAGTTAGTGGGTTTGCCAGAAAATTTTTCCTTTATGGGTGAAGAACAGGATAAACTGGCTCAAGCAGAAGCGATCGCTCGTGAAAGTGAGATTTTTATTAAAACGATGGCGCAGCGCTACCAAGTGACTCTTTTGGGTGGTAGTTTCCCCGTACCGGTAAGTGATACAGGTAGAGTCTATAACACCACCATTCTCATCAGTCCCAGTGGTGAAGAACTTGCTCGCTACAATAAAGTACACCTTTTTGATGTCAATGTTCCTGATGGTAATACCTACCGCGAATCTAGTACTGTTGTCGCCGGTCAGCAATTACCCCCCGTCCATTTTTCGGAATATCTAGGCAATATCGGCGTTTCTATTTGCTACGATGTCCGCTTCCCGGAACTCTACCGCCATCTCTCAGACAAGGGAACAGATATTATTTTTATACCTGCTGCTTTCACTGCTTTTACAGGCAAAGACCACTGGCAAGTTTTACTGCAAGCCAGAGCTATTGAAAATACCGCCTATGTAATTGCACCTGCTCAAACAGGTAATAACTACGGTCGCCGCCTCACCCACGGACACGCTGTGGTTATCGACCCCTGGGGAACGATTTTAGCTGATGCCGGTGACAAACCAGGAATTGCGATCGCGGAAATCAACCCTTCACGCCTAGAACAAGTCCGCCGCCAAATGCCTTCCTTGCAACATCGTGTATTTAGCTAA